A single genomic interval of Bradyrhizobium sp. sBnM-33 harbors:
- a CDS encoding CoA pyrophosphatase, whose product MLKKMEAAAPVNSTEFFARSKARLNFDVPPGLVDPNIVPRTGDAGNDRMLEIIAREQPVRPAAVLIPVVDHREPTVLLTQRSPHLSSHAGQISFPGGKIDATDASPLDAALREAEEEVGLKREFIEPIGYLDLYGTAFGFRILPTVARVKPGFELTINEGEVVDAFEVPLAFLMNPENHQIHSKEFRGMERSYYAMPFAERYIWGATAGILRVLYERIYLA is encoded by the coding sequence ATGCTGAAGAAGATGGAGGCGGCGGCTCCGGTCAACTCGACCGAGTTCTTCGCGCGAAGCAAGGCCCGGCTGAACTTCGACGTGCCGCCCGGTCTGGTCGATCCCAACATCGTTCCGCGGACTGGTGATGCGGGCAACGACCGCATGCTTGAGATCATCGCGCGCGAGCAGCCGGTGCGCCCGGCGGCAGTGTTGATCCCGGTGGTCGATCATCGCGAGCCGACCGTATTGCTCACGCAGCGCTCGCCGCATCTTTCCAGCCACGCCGGCCAGATTTCCTTCCCGGGCGGCAAGATCGATGCAACCGACGCTTCGCCGCTCGATGCCGCCTTGCGCGAGGCGGAGGAGGAAGTCGGTCTCAAGCGCGAGTTCATCGAGCCGATCGGCTATCTCGATCTTTATGGAACCGCCTTCGGGTTTCGTATCCTGCCGACAGTGGCGCGTGTGAAGCCCGGCTTTGAGCTGACGATCAATGAAGGCGAGGTGGTCGACGCCTTCGAGGTCCCGCTGGCTTTCCTGATGAATCCCGAGAACCATCAGATCCATTCCAAGGAATTCCGCGGCATGGAGCGCTCCTATTATGCCATGCCGTTCGCCGAGCGTTACATATGGGGCGCGACCGCGGGGATCCTTCGCGTGCTATATGAGCGGATTTATCTCGCATGA
- a CDS encoding DUF6111 family protein yields MIRPILTEIAIFLIPFAVYALFLIATRSGVFASSSWPAHLVAKLALGSLLLVAISFVLLAQFSGAPPNSSYVPAQLEDGKLVHGGEK; encoded by the coding sequence ATGATCCGTCCGATTCTCACCGAAATCGCAATATTCCTGATCCCGTTCGCGGTCTACGCGCTGTTCCTGATTGCCACTCGTTCCGGCGTCTTCGCGTCCTCCTCCTGGCCGGCACATCTTGTTGCCAAACTAGCGCTGGGATCGCTGCTGCTGGTCGCCATCAGCTTCGTCCTGCTGGCGCAGTTTTCCGGCGCACCGCCGAATTCGAGCTATGTTCCAGCGCAGCTGGAAGACGGCAAGCTGGTTCACGGGGGGGAGAAATGA
- a CDS encoding CCA tRNA nucleotidyltransferase gives MSEARVLSDAPWLRSGPAARVLALLNGEGEEARVIGGAVRNALLKIPLGDVDIATTALPDEVVRRAKAAGIKCVPTGIDHGTVTLVVESHPFEVTTLREDTETFGRKARVAFGRNWIRDAERRDFTINGLSVDAEGVVHDHVGGLADIQAKRVRFIGDAGQRIAEDYLRILRFFRMHAAYGAGEPDRAGYLACIDGRAGLSSLSAERVRMEILKLLIAEGAAVSVQAMADAGLLLLIFGGVAYTGTFAAMIAAERALGLPPSAVRRLAALTVAVTEDARRVSARLRLSNAEAKALDSMGHRWWRLASKDDARARQLLYRLGEDPYRDRLMLAWARAGGIGDGAARWRELATLPQRWSAPKFPLKAADFISRGIAEGPGLGHVLTLAEDAWLAADFPLEPSALAAIADQAAARFTRDHRL, from the coding sequence ATGAGCGAGGCACGCGTGCTGTCGGACGCGCCCTGGCTGAGATCCGGTCCGGCCGCGCGCGTGCTCGCGTTGCTCAATGGCGAGGGCGAGGAAGCCCGCGTGATCGGCGGCGCCGTGCGCAATGCGCTTCTGAAAATTCCTCTCGGCGATGTCGATATCGCGACAACGGCGTTGCCCGACGAGGTCGTCCGCCGCGCCAAGGCGGCCGGCATCAAATGCGTCCCGACCGGGATCGACCACGGCACGGTCACGCTGGTCGTCGAATCTCACCCATTCGAGGTTACGACCTTGCGTGAGGACACCGAGACCTTTGGCCGCAAGGCCAGGGTTGCGTTCGGGCGCAACTGGATTCGCGATGCGGAACGGCGCGATTTCACCATCAATGGGCTTTCCGTCGACGCCGAGGGTGTCGTGCACGACCATGTCGGCGGGCTTGCCGATATCCAGGCCAAACGCGTGCGTTTCATCGGCGACGCCGGACAGCGCATCGCCGAGGATTATTTGCGCATCCTGCGCTTCTTTCGCATGCATGCCGCCTACGGGGCGGGCGAGCCTGATCGTGCCGGATATCTCGCCTGCATCGACGGGCGTGCGGGGCTTTCGAGTCTTTCCGCCGAACGCGTGCGCATGGAGATATTGAAGCTGTTGATCGCGGAAGGCGCCGCGGTTTCGGTGCAGGCGATGGCGGATGCCGGCCTGCTGCTGCTGATCTTCGGCGGCGTCGCCTACACGGGGACATTCGCGGCGATGATCGCGGCCGAACGGGCGCTGGGCCTGCCGCCGAGCGCCGTGCGCCGGCTCGCCGCGCTTACGGTCGCCGTCACCGAGGACGCCAGGCGCGTCTCGGCGCGGCTTCGGCTTTCCAACGCGGAAGCCAAAGCGCTGGATTCAATGGGCCATCGCTGGTGGCGGCTTGCGAGCAAGGACGACGCGCGAGCGCGGCAGCTTCTCTATCGGCTCGGCGAGGATCCCTACCGCGACCGGCTGATGCTGGCGTGGGCGCGGGCAGGCGGAATCGGTGATGGCGCCGCGCGCTGGCGTGAGCTTGCAACGTTGCCGCAGCGCTGGAGCGCGCCGAAATTTCCGCTGAAAGCGGCCGACTTCATCTCCCGCGGCATTGCCGAAGGTCCCGGCCTCGGTCACGTGCTGACGCTTGCGGAAGACGCCTGGTTGGCCGCGGATTTTCCGCTTGAACCATCCGCGCTTGCCGCGATCGCCGACCAGGCCGCCGCCCGTTTCACCCGCGATCACCGGCTGTGA
- a CDS encoding sulfite exporter TauE/SafE family protein, producing MNILAGFADVSLGQLVLVGGMSLLASVIGGLAGYGTGALMPLVLVPLVGAEPVVPIIAISAIFTNISRFVAYFRYADRRRALIVIGAAMLTTALGAYGYTRLTSAGAALVIGGMLVLSVPLRRLAKHRDIRIGDTGLGVSAVGYGVVVGGTSGSGVILLSLLMASGLEGAAVIATDAVISVVIGLIKISVFGLAGVVTAQVLAFALLIGAIAIPGAFLAKAFVERMPVHIHTAILDTAVIVGGLVMITAALRH from the coding sequence GTGAATATTCTGGCCGGGTTTGCCGATGTTTCGCTAGGTCAACTCGTGCTGGTCGGAGGCATGTCGCTATTGGCCTCCGTCATCGGCGGACTTGCCGGCTATGGTACCGGCGCCTTGATGCCGCTGGTCCTCGTGCCGCTGGTCGGCGCCGAGCCCGTGGTGCCGATCATCGCGATCTCAGCGATCTTCACCAATATCAGCCGCTTCGTGGCGTATTTTCGCTACGCGGACCGGCGGCGCGCGCTGATCGTGATCGGCGCCGCCATGCTCACAACAGCGCTCGGCGCCTATGGCTACACGCGGCTGACCAGCGCCGGTGCGGCGCTCGTAATCGGCGGCATGCTGGTCCTGAGCGTGCCGCTACGCCGGCTGGCCAAGCACCGCGATATCAGGATCGGCGACACCGGCCTCGGCGTCAGCGCAGTAGGCTATGGCGTGGTGGTCGGCGGCACATCGGGTTCCGGGGTGATCCTGCTGTCGCTCTTGATGGCCTCCGGTCTCGAGGGAGCTGCCGTGATCGCTACCGACGCGGTGATCTCGGTCGTGATCGGTCTCATCAAGATTTCGGTGTTCGGCCTTGCCGGCGTCGTCACCGCGCAGGTGCTTGCCTTCGCGCTCCTGATCGGCGCCATCGCAATTCCCGGCGCGTTCCTTGCGAAAGCCTTCGTTGAACGCATGCCGGTGCATATCCATACTGCGATCCTCGACACCGCCGTGATTGTCGGCGGCCTCGTCATGATCACCGCGGCGCTGCGGCACTGA